In Leisingera sp. NJS204, the DNA window AACCCTCTCGGGACATTGCTTCGCAATGCCTTGCCGGGCAGTGGACGGATCATGTGTCCGGCTGCGTCTCGAGTATCGTAATCACGTCTGGTCGTATGATTTCATGCATCATCGAACCGATGATGGCAGGGCATTCAGAACATTGAACATTCTGGACGAGCACAGCCGGGAATGTCTGGCGTGCGCATTCCGACGTATTCGGCCACTGATTCCGATTTTTCCGGCCACCTGTACCGAAGTATTCGGCCACCTTTGACGCGTCGCCGTGAGGCATAGGTTTCGGGGTATCAGGTCTAAGGTGTTCCGTCATCCATTTTGGCGATGGTTTTACGCATGGACTGCCCCTCAAGTTGGAGTCGGTAGGCATTGTGAACGATGCGGTCGAGGATGGCGTCCGCAAAGGTCGGCTCGCCGATGACATCGTGCCATGCCTTGATGGGCAGCTGGCTGGTGATCATGGTTGAGCCGCGGCGGGCGCGGTAATCGACATCTTCCGGGCAGGCGCCCACATGGCGCAACCTGGCCGCGCGCATGCGGGCGTCAAAGCGCTTGGTCTCGCGGCTGGCGGCTTCACGGTCGGCAAGCAGGCCCAGCCATTCGGCGTGGGTCAGACCAGCGGCGCTGTCCTGCGCCTGCAATTCGGCAAAGGCTTCCGCCATGCCATCGAGGCGCAGGGCTTTCAGGCGGTCGAGGGTTGGGTGGGGCAGCATGAATATCCTTTCAATGGAAGTAGTCGGCGCGTCCCGCCGAAGGCGGGCCATGAGTAACAGGCGCCCCTTTGGGGGCGGCGGATGTTGGGGTGGGTGATTGCAGGCTCCTCCGCGGCGCGGGTGCAGGGCTTGCGCTCCAGCCCGTTCTTCAGGATCGAATGGACCGATGAATAGGAACGGGCGTTGATCTCGAGCGCCCGCTTGCAGGCAGCGTCAAAGCGGTCCCGGCCGAACTTGTCGGCCAGGCGGATCACACCCAGGCAGGTGCGGTAGCCCTGTTCGGGATGTTTGCGCCCGCGCATCACCACCTCGGCGAAGATCGCCACATTCGGGCCCACACGGGCGGCCCGGGCATGGATGCGCTGCGGCGTCCAATCTTCGCGGAACCGGTGATGGGCGGGCATATGATCCCGCTGGGTGGAGTGCTGTCCATTGCCGGAGGTGCGGACATGCGAAGCCATACGTTGTCCGCCGTGGAAAGCCTCGACGGTGCGGGCGGTGATGCGGGTCCACAGCTCTTTCTTCACCAACTGATGCGGCACGGAATAGTAATGCCGGCCGAATGCGATGTGG includes these proteins:
- a CDS encoding ATP-binding protein, producing MLPHPTLDRLKALRLDGMAEAFAELQAQDSAAGLTHAEWLGLLADREAASRETKRFDARMRAARLRHVGACPEDVDYRARRGSTMITSQLPIKAWHDVIGEPTFADAILDRIVHNAYRLQLEGQSMRKTIAKMDDGTP